The following proteins are co-located in the Malus sylvestris chromosome 13, drMalSylv7.2, whole genome shotgun sequence genome:
- the LOC126596404 gene encoding indole-3-acetic acid-amido synthetase GH3.17-like yields the protein MLARMIPSFNPNDSEYGLKLLEDLTTNAYEVQQQVLEEILSKNAQTEYLKGFLNGHHDKIDFKKKVPVVNYEDVKPYIERIANGEPSEIISAQKITELLTSSGTSGGQPKMMPSTVEDLDRKTFFYNLLVPVMNKYVDGLDQGKGMYLLFIKPEISTPSGMVARPVLTSYYKSSNFRNRPFNRFNIYTSPDATILCSDSKQSMYCQLLCGLVQRDEVLRVGAVFASAFLRAIKFLEDHWEELCSNIGSGLVSDWITDSSCRNAVSLVLSKPNPELADLIRHEFSNKSLEGIVKRLWPRTKYIEVIVTGSMAQYIPTLEFYSGGLPLISTMYASSECYFGINFNPLSKPHDVAYTLLPNMAYFEFLPVEKRHEEVASREGVSGQECPKADEEETLETVDLMDVKLGHYYELVVTTFTGLYRYRVGDILMVTGFHNKAPQFRFMHRRNVVLSIDTDKTNEEDLLNAVTQAKLLLEPLGFLLIEYTSYADTSSIPGHYVLFWELKTKENNDMIELETSIMEQCCSTVEQSLDSVYRRCRRKDNSIGPLEIRIVKQGTFDALMDFSVSQGSSVNQYKTPRCIQSEEAIRILDSRVVGRFFSKSTPLWEPFRMETK from the exons ATGTTGGCAAGGATGATTCCCAGCTTTAATCCAAATGACAGTGAGTATGGTTTGAAGCTTCTGGAGGACCTGACAACAAATGCGTATGAAGTACAGCAGCAGGTGTTGGAAGAGATACTATCGAAAAATGCGCAGACCGAATATCTGAAGGGGTTTCTCAATGGCCACCATGACAAGATAGATTTCAAGAAGAAAGTTCCTGTTGTGAACTACGAAGATGTCAAGCCTTACATCGAGCGAATTGCCAATGGAGAGCCGTCTGAGATCATCTCGGCTCAAAAAATCACTGAGCTCCTCACCAG CTCAGGAACTTCAGGAGGACAGCCGAAGATGATGCCTTCGACTGTTGAAGACTTGGACAGGAAGACATTCTTTTATAATCTCCTTGTGCCGGTGATGAACAA GTATGTGGATGGCTTGGACCAAGGGAAAGGAATGTACCTCTTGTTTATCAAACCGGAAATTAGTACTCCTTCAGGAATGGTGGCAAGGCCTGTCCTGACCAGCTACTACAAGAGCAGTAACTTTCGCAACCGCCCTTTCAATCGGTTTAACATCTACACAAGCCCGGATGCGACCATCTTGTGCTCAGACAGCAAGCAGAGTATGTACTGCCAGTTACTATGTGGTTTAGTACAAAGGGATGAGGTCCTCAGGGTTGGTGCAGTTTTTGCGTCCGCTTTTCTCCGGGCCATCAAATTCTTAGAGGACCACTGGGAGGAGTTGTGCTCAAACATAGGCTCAGGTCTTGTCAGTGACTGGATCACTGACTCCAGTTGCCGAAATGCTGTGTCTTTAGTCCTTAGCAAACCGAATCCAGAGTTGGCCGATTTGATCAGGCACGAATTTAGTAACAAGTCATTGGAAGGGATAGTTAAGAGGCTTTGGCCAAGAACAAAGTACATCGAGGTTATAGTCACAGGTTCCATGGCTCAGTATATCCCAACTCTTGAATTCTATTCTGGTGGACTGCCTTTGATTTCAACAATGTATGCTTCTTCTGAATGCTATTTCGGAATCAATTTCAACCCGCTAAGCAAGCCGCATGATGTTGCTTACACCCTCCTTCCGAACATGGCCTACTTCGAGTTCCTACCCGTGGAGAAACGCCACGAAGAGGTAGCCTCGCGCGAAGGTGTTTCTGGTCAAGAATGCCCAAAGGCCGATGAGGAGGAAACTTTGGAAACGGTTGATCTAATGGATGTTAAGCTTGGTCACTATTATGAACTTGTTGTCACAACTTTTACAG GGCTATACAGGTACAGAGTTGGTGACATTCTAATGGTGACTGGCTTCCACAACAAAGCTCCTCAGTTCAGATTCATGCACAGGAGAAATGTGGTTCTGAGCATCGACACGGACAAAACCAATGAAGAAGACCTTCTAAACGCTGTCACGCAAGCGAAGCTCCTCCTCGAGCCCCTCGGCTTCCTCCTCATTGAGTACACCAGCTACGCCGACACCTCCTCAATCCCAGGCCACTATGTGCTCTTCTGGGAGCTCAAGACCAAAGAAAACAATGACATGATAGAACTGGAGACCAGCATTATGGAGCAATGCTGCTCCACAGTGGAACAGTCCCTGGACTCGGTGTACCGAAGGTGCAGGAGGAAGGACAATTCCATAGGACCACTGGAGATCCGAATTGTGAAGCAAGGGACTTTTGATGCACTCATGGATTTCTCCGTCTCCCAGGGATCCTCTGTGAACCAGTACAAAACTCCCAGGTGCATCCAGTCAGAGGAGGCCATTAGGATTTTGGATTCTAGGGTGGTGGGAAGATTCTTCAGTAAATCAACTCCTCTCTGGGAGCCTTTTAGGATGGAGACTAAATAA